A stretch of Limanda limanda chromosome 7, fLimLim1.1, whole genome shotgun sequence DNA encodes these proteins:
- the ccdc120a gene encoding uncharacterized protein ccdc120a, translating to MATGVNYWSSYEPGYKVRECVWGGEQESSSEDGGGEVTWETAAMEVKGQIITTPDPLTCPDKKQRERMTELQERRRSLQALLRTRLADLRRICLQEAELTGAVPSDFPLEAGEKPPCVRRRGGGSRQGNRKFRAEEEESQRSKPKKTLFSAALRKHSDSEHNTQTHTHHGKRTVHRGCHTDDTVRSESSSTSDSNGHDNEDIVSQCRPPLVAAASPVEVFYHNKTRRNSLHIRIDHPEAPQTHKPLPLLPTPPPPLSQDSSSRPFDPVAAGEGGVRVNAARRCSSSDGLLDRVPPPEEDGGAQHGGLRVNDVTASRGTNVSGVVRCSELLMDGRTRINNRPAEGGAGGGGGGRGGRGGGYSEVLLDYVWGKQQQVQRQPPHTNNRQPITSQHQLLYNGFSSQQPPLAPPTFRSHYGDQRQVKVTRTKSCGPFLPVQQTDTPNPPLSTIQPDPHPHLLPPRPTQLPPTQDSQLEEATRSLHKALALEGLRDWYLRNTLSSIHQNQNHGKASKGVSTKVNGGVKGQSGVGGALQRRRTTHGIIQQSTYQTETSHHQALSHNKQTLPHSATFHGHPLHGRSVDNALYHDSFSPQKQEVPLRDLSVDQPSPGTLV from the exons ATGGCCACAGGAGTGAACTACTGGAGCTCATATGAACCTGGTTACAAG gtgagagagtgtgtgtgggggggagagcAGGAGTCGAGCAGCGAGGACGGAGGAGGGGAGGTTACATGGGAGACAGCCGCCATGGAGGTCAAGGGTCAAATCATTACGACACCTG acccTCTCACTTGCCCTGACAAGAAGCAGAGGGAGCGAatgacagagctgcaggagaggaggcggagcctgcaGGCGTTGCTGAGGACACGATTGGCTGATCTCCGACGCATCTGTCTGCAGGAGGCC GAGCTGACAGGTGCGGTGCCCAGTGACTTCCCCCTGGAGGCGGGAGAGAAGCCCCCCTGTGTCCGACGGAGGGGGGGAGGGTCTCGccaaggaaacaggaagtttagAGCAGAG gagGAAGAATCTCAGCGTTCGAAGCCGAAGAAAACTTTATTCAGTGCAGCTCTGAGGAAACACAGTGActctgaacacaacacacaaacacacacacaccacggcAAGAGGACTGTGCATAGAGGCTGCCACACag atgacacagtgaggtcagagagCAGCTCAACATCGGACTCAAACGGACATGACAatg AAGACATCGTGTCTCAGTGTCGCCCCCCGCTGGTCGCTGCTGCTTCTCCAGTGGAGGTTTTCTACCACAACAAAACCAGAAGGAACTCGCTGCACATCAG GATCGACCATCCAGAGGCTCCTCAGACCCACAAGCCCCTCCCCCTGctacccaccccccctccccctctatCACAGGACTCCTCCTCTCGCCCTTTTGACCCAGTAGCAGCAGGTGAGGGCGGGGTCAGGGTGAACGCAGCTCGccgctgcagcagctcagacgGTCTCCTGGACCGTGTCCCCCCCCCAGAGGAGGACGGGGGTGCACAGCATGGAGGACTGAGGGTGAATGATGTCACAGCGTCCAGGGGGACAAACGTCTCCGGAGTGGTCAGGTGCTCCGAGCTGCTGATGGACGGACGAACAAGGATAAATAACAGACCCGCTGAGGGAGGGGccggtgggggaggaggaggaagaggaggaagagggggggggtacAGCGAGGTCCTGCTGGATTACGTCTGGGGGAAACAACAGCAGGTGCAGCGACAGCCCCCCCACACCAATAACAGGCAGCCAATCACATCCCAGCACCAGCTGCTCTACAACGGCTTCTCCTCCCAGCAACCCCCATTAGCCCCGCCCACCTTCCGTAGTCACTATGGCGACCAACGACAAGTCAAAGTGACCCGCACCAAATCCTGTGGCCCTTTCCTCCCGGTGCAGCAGACCGATACCCCTAATCCTCCTCTGTCCACCATTCAGCCggacccccacccccacctgcTACCCCCCCGACCCACACAGCTGCCCCCCACCCAGGACTCCCAGCTGGAGGAGGCCACCAGGAGCCTCCACAAGGCCCTCGCCCTAGAAG GTCTGAGGGACTGGTACCTGAGGAACACGCTCAGCTCAATCcaccaaaaccaaaaccacGGCAAGGCGAGCAAAGGTGTCTCCACTAAGGTGAAtggaggggtcaaaggtcagtcgGGAGTGGGTGGAGCTCTGCAGCGTAGACGAACGACTCATGGCATCATCCAACAGTCGACCTATCAGACGGAGACCAGTCATCATCAGGCTCTGTCGCATAACAAGCAGACGCTGCCACACTCAGCCACGTTCCACGGACACCCGCTCCACGGCAG GTCTGTGGACAACGCTCTCTACCACGACTCCTTCTCACctcagaaacaggaagttcCTCTCAGAGATCTGTCTGTGGACCAGCCGTCTCCTGGGACCCTGGTCTGA
- the irak1 gene encoding interleukin-1 receptor-associated kinase 1 isoform X2, whose amino-acid sequence MSGGHLEGQFIYQLPSIVLWEFCLVMDGLSDLDWTRFASEVLCDQTEVRSAERRERRTDWVMNQWGNRNGRVSELIDLLERLQLFRPQDIILRWTSTLKPLSSTPAPPPAPQVSSSQFDPPPKPSVAPPTLSTRRLTEVKGGGRPLPLPLPLPRPAPPPSDLRSDCGSPHPEAPPVVACGGGVMCWSYEEVYAGTKGFSPSLQVGEGGFGVVYRATLGNTNCAIKKLKQDCVLDLTFLKQTFQTEVEKLSKFRHPNIVDLLGVCEGGGSLCLIYSYMDNRSLEEQLHNRVVLTWCQRLSIVEDVSSALAFLHSPPDRHTPLIHGDVKSSNILLDRHLVAKLADFGLARFGSHRSAGPSATRTQTVGKTETVRGTLAYLPDEYVRNGELGTAVDVYSFGVVLLEVLTGRRALERDGKSGERYLKDLVEEVEDSPTGSCAAVWKNQLDQRLITGGAAEPAEWMTVLALACICLDKKRKKRPGMSEVFQKLKDVHNLVTRTSSSSSSLHHPHLHNFSQSLPCPPLSIDSRIGALTNQIAKLGPLTDTNRTPPSSSSSSSSGPCETDESQGFSQLRSDGTSSTSLSTRDQPLCGPSEFTSVPIEDQYNFPPQPNCSMDKPGDTSGQNLSTLYSVPECLSPAGSLQSQPSSLGPSGQKEPRTQGSELLSSDDLYGVGGAAGSRGPEESDELDYLPAKRD is encoded by the exons ATGTCGGGAGGACACCTGGAGGGACAGTTCATTTATCAACTTCCGTCCATCGTCCTCTGGGAATTCTGCCTGGTCATGGACGGACTGTCGGACCTGGACTGGACCCGCTTCG CCTCGGAGGTCCTGTGCGATCAGACTGAAGTGCGATcggctgagaggagggagaggcggACCGACTGGGTGATGAACCAATGGGGCAACAGGAACGGTCGAGTCTCGGAGCTGATCGACCTATTAGAGCGTCTGCAGCTGTTCCGACCCCAAGACATCATCCTGCGCT ggacaTCCACTCTGAAGCCTCTGTCCTCCACCCCAGcccctcctcccgctcctcaAGTCTCTTCCTCTCAGTTCGACCCCCCTCCCAAGCCATCTGTGGCCCCGCCCACTCTTAGCACCCGCAGACTgacag aagttaaaggaggaggaagaccactcccactcccactcccactcccacgaccggccccgcccccctctGATCTGCGGTCTGACTGCGGCTCACCACACCCAGAG GCGCCCCCGGTGGTAGCGTGTGGAGGCGGGGTGATGTGCTGGTCGTATGAAGAGGTGTATGCTGGGACAAAGGGGTTCTCACCCTCCCTACaggttggggagggggggtttggAGTTGTTTACAGAGCGACCCTGGGAAACACAAATTGCGCCATCAAGAAACTCAAACAG GATTGTGTGTTGGACTTGACTTTCCTGAAACAAACATTCCAGACTGAAGTGGAGAAACTTTCAAA GTTCAGACATCCGAACATCGTGGATCTGCTCGGTGtctgtgaaggaggaggatCATTGTGTCTCATCTACAGCTACATGGACAACAGATCACTGGAAGAGCAGCTACacaat CGTGTTGTCCTCACCTGGTGTCAGAGACTCAGTATTGTTGAAGACGTGTCGTCAGCGTTGGCGTTTCTCCACTCCCCccccgacagacacacaccactcaTCCACGGAGACGTCAAGAG CTCGAACATCCTGTTAGACCGCCACCTGGTGGCGAAGCTGGCCGACTTCGGTCTGGCTCGGTTTGGGTCTCACAGGTCAGCAGGACCCTCTGCCACTCGGACGCAGACAGTGGGTAAAACGGAGACGGTCAGAGGAACTCTGGCGTATCTGCCTGACGAGTATGTGAGGAATGGAGAGCTGGGGACGGCTGTGGATGTCTACAGCTTTGGAGTG gtgtTGTTGGAGGTGTTGACTGGACGTCGTGCTCTGGAGAGAGACGGGAAGTCAGGAGAGAGATACCTG AAAGacctggtggaggaggttgAGGACAGTCCGACTGGCTCGTGTGCAGCAGTGTGGAAGAATCAGCTCGACCAGCGGCTGATAACAG ggggcgctgcagAGCCTGCTGAGTGGATGACTGTGTTGGCTCTGGCCTGTATATGTTtggacaagaagaggaagaagaggccgGGAATGAGCGAG GTCTTTCAAAAACTCAAGGATGTCCACAACCTGGTGACGAGGaccagctcttcctcctcttccctccatcaCCCTCACCTCCATAACTTCTCCCAGTCCCTCCCCTGCCCCCCCTTATCCATCGACTCTAGAATAGGAGCACTGACCAACCAGATCGCCAAACTGGGACCACTGACAGACACTAACCGGACacccccgtcctcctcctcctcctcctcctcgggccCCTGTGAGACTGACGAGAGTCAAGGTTTCTCTCAGCTCAGATCAGACGGGACCAGCTCCACCTCTCTGTCCACCAGGGACCAGCCTCTCTGTGGCCCATCAGAGTTCACATCTGTCCCCATTGAGGACCAGTACAACTTCCCTCCTCAGCCGAACTGCTCCATGGACAAACCAGGGGACACTAGTGGGCAGAACTTATCGACGCTTTACAGTGTCCCAGAATGCCTCTCTCCTGCAGGGTCGCTGCAGTCGCAGCCGTCATCCCTGGGGCCTTCAG gtcAGAAGGAGCCGAGGACTCAGGGGTCGGAGCTTCTCTCGTCTGATGACCTCT acGGAGTGGGCGGGGCTGCCGGCTCCAGGGGACCGGAGGAGAGCGATGAGCTCGATTACCTTCCTGCCAAACGAGACTGA
- the hcfc1b gene encoding host cell factor 1b — MASDPAVLQPRWKRVAGWTGPVPRPRHGHRAVAIKELMVVFGGGNEGIVDELHVYNTATNQWFIPAVCGDVPPGCAAYGFVCDGTRLLVFGGMVEYGKYSSDLYELQASRWEWKRLKAKAPKNGPPPCPRLGHSFSLIGSRCYLFGGLANDSEDPKNNIPRYLNDLYCLELRPGSSVVGWEVPLTTGPPPPPRESHTAVVTSGRGENRLIIYGGMSGCRLGDLWVLDIDTLTWTKPGLSGSAPVPRSLHSATAINNKMYVFGGWVPLVMDDVQEATHEKEWKCTNTLACLNLDNMCWDTVLMDVLEETVPRARAGHCSVSINSRLYVWSGRDGYRKAWNNQVCCKDLWYLETERPCPPSRVQLVRANTSSLEVSWGPSQTADMYLLQLQKYDIPATPASSPAPNPVPTATAPVASANQSVTLVPSQILSSPLAAAAKAPAVLKVAAAPGSVGGASIVTVRQATSKSPVAVTTLPAGVRMVVPSQSGQVMPIGSSPQMSGMAALAAAAASTQKIPPSSAAGLNVPAGATIVKTVTGSPGSSSLPIKVASPVTMVTSPATRMLKTAAAQVGGASVVSTPGTPSRPVITVHKSGTVTVSQQTQVVTTVVGGVTKTFTLVNSPLGVGGGGSLINNLGKVLSVVQSKPGAVTGQAGSSSIAQMIQKGALPAGTILKLVTSADGKQKTILSTVQAGSTATKPNVLSVSPTTGKPGTTFIKTIPVSALHGAGGGNSPFTIITTKGVSPGTMGKIITTMPKITAGGQQGVTQVVLKGAPGVPGTILRTVPMSGVRLVSPGSKPSVTTLVVKTTTGVSSPGTVTGSVSNTLAGGASGSANASLATPITTLTTIAALASQVTKATAAAAVPTQVTLITTPSGAEAQPLVQDLPVSIMASPTSEEPGSGTSTATVEETTDTETAVMSICSNPPCETHETGTTNTSTVATATMGGDNRVCSNPPCETHETGTTNTSTVATATMGGDNRVCPNPPCETHETGTTNTSTVATATMGGDNRVCSNPPCETHETGTTNTSTVATATMGGDNRVCSNPPCETHETGTTNTSTVATATMGGDNRVCSNPPCETHETGTTNTSTVATATMGGDNRVCSNPPCETHETGTTNTSTVATATMGGDNRVCSNPPCETHETGTTNTSTVASSNMRQALQVCSNPPCETHETGTTNTSTTATAQQGGDVLQVDSTDPTTSSDPTSSTANRNRAVTMVTQSTPTPGPSIPMISSLVKEDRVESSETEAVAMVTGEEPEPTDSQPEAAILQVHMEGTKKASQVATTDLPQELMSSEGDVGEVVPGTPTTMLTTGLTPDQLSAQQATIQAVLQAAGRIGGAANSVDQSVPIILTQQELAALVQQQQQLQDSHAHAEPQPSSLPTEGLAPADSLNDPAAELTSSAVTSAVARLASTFSPTPPLTSGLAKSPAVATVTEATNGIAATKEQPSVEVKPSVRNSRWYDVGVVKVTNMVVSHFYIPHDDNMAEDDSGAVPDYSQMRKVELQPGTAYKFRVAGINICGRGAFSEVSAFKTCLPGFPGAPCAIKISKNLDGAQLTWEPPAVTWGTITEYSVYLAIQSSHAASSVSGPAQLAFMRVYCGTSPSCLVQASSLANAHIDYTTKPAVIFRIAARNQKGYGPATQVRWLQENKDTKTTVKRGGTTQPKPVGPKKFKTDQ, encoded by the exons ATGGCGTCCGACCCTGCGGTGCTGCAGCCCCGCTGGAAGCGCGTCGCGGGCTGGACCGGCCCGGTGCCGCGGCCCCGGCACGGGCACCGGGCCGTGGCCATCAAGGAGCTGATGGTGGTGTTCGGCGGAGGGAACGAAGGGATCGTGGACGAGCTGCACGTCTACAACACAG CCACCAACCAGTGGTTCATCCCGGCGGTCTGTGGGGATGTCCCCCCCGGCTGTGCCGCCTATGGTTTCGTGTGTGACGGGACGCGGCTGCTGGTGTTTGGCGGGATGGTGGAATACGGCAAATACAGCAGCGACTTGTACGAGCTGCAG GCGAGTCGCTGGGAGTGGAAACGTCTCAAGGCCAAAGCTCCGAAGAACGGCCCGCCCCCCTGCCCTCGCCTCGgacacagcttctctctgattggGAGCCGCTGTTACCTTTTTGGAGGCCTGGCCAATGACAGCGAGGATCCCAAGAACAACATCCCCAG GTATCTGAACGACCTGTACTGTCTGGAGCTGCGCCCAGGATCCAGCGTGGTTGGCTGGGAGGTCCCACTGACCACAGGTCCGCCACCGCCTCCCAGAGAGAGTCACACGGCGGTGGTGACGAGCGGCCGCGGAGAAAACAGACTCATCATCTATGGAGGGATGAGCGGCTGCAGACTGGGCGACCTGTGGGTCCTCGACATAG ACACGCTGACCTGGACCAAGCCAGGCCTCAGTGGATCCGCCCCCGTCCCTCGCAGCCTCCACTCGGCCACTGCCATCAACAACAA GATGTATGTATTTGGAGGTTGGGTTCCTCTGGTGATGGATGATGTCCAAGAGGCAACTCATGAGAAGGAGTGGAAGTGCACCAACACACTGGCCTGCCTCAACCTGg ACAACATGTGTTGGGACACAGTCCTGATGGATGTTCTGGAGGAGACTGTCCCCAGAGCTCGAGCAGGTCATTGCAGTGTCTCCATCAACTCCAGACTCTACGTCTGGAGCGGCAGAGACGGATACAGGAAGGCCTGGAACAATCAGGTGTGCTGCAAGGACCTGTGGTATctggagacag AGcgtccctgtcctccctctcggGTGCAGCTGGTCCGGGCCAACACCTCGTCTCTGGAGGTGAGTTGGGGTCCGTCTCAGACGGCGGACATGTACCTGTTGCAGCTGCAGAAGTACGACATTCCCGCCACACCTGCATCCAGCCCCGCCCCCAACCCCGTGCCCACAGCCACGGCTCCCGTAGCATCGGCCAACCAGTCCGTCACGCTGGTCCCCTCCCAAATCCTCTCCAGCCCATTGGCTGCTGCTGCGAAAGCACCAG CTGTCCTGAAGGTGGCAGCAGCTCCAGGCTCAGTGGGTGGAGCCTCCATTGTCACAGTGAGACAGGCAACATCTAAATCCCCAGTTGCCGTGACAACGCTTCCTGCAGGCGTTCGTATGGTTGTACCTTCCCAATCTGGACAGGTGATG CCAATAGGCAGCAGCCCTCAGATGAGTGGAATGGCGGCGTTGGCAGCGGCGGCTGCATCGACTCAGAAGATCCCCCCCTCGTCAGCGGCGGGGCTGAATGTCCCGGCAGGAGCCACGATCGTGAAGACGGTGACTGGGAGTCCAGGATCCAGCAGCCTGCCAATCAAAGTGGCCTCTCCTGTTACCATG GTGACCAGCCCGGCCACTCGGATGTTAAAGACCGCTGCTGCTCAGGTGGGCGGGGCCTCAGTTGTCTCAACTCCTGGCACCCCGAGCCGACCGGTCATCACAGTCCATAAGTCCGGGACAGTAACTGTCTCCCAACAAACACAGGTGGTCACCACAGTGGTGGGCGGAGTCACGAAGACCTTCACTCTCGTTAACAGTCCACTCGGTGTGGGAGGAGGCGGGTCTCTG ATCAATAACCTGGGAAAAGTGttgtcagtggttcagtccaaaCCAGGAGCTGTTACTGGTCAGGCTGGGAGCAGCTCCATCGCTCAGATGATCCAG AAGGGCGCTCTCCCAGCAGGAACCATCTTGAAGTTGGTGACGTCTGCAGACGGTAAACAGAAGACCATCCTCAGCACAGTGCAGGCAGGATCCACGGCAACCAAACCCAACGTCCTTAGTGTCTCCCCGACAACCGGCAAACCTGGAACCACCTTCATCAAGACCATCCCAGTGTCGGCGCTGCACGGCGCTGGAG GTGGAAACAGTCCattcaccatcatcaccactaAGGGGGTATCGCCAGGAACTATGGGTAAAATCATCACCACAATGCCCAAGATCACAGCAGGAGGTCAACAGGGGgtcacacag gtggtgtTAAAGGGAGCTCCAGGAGTACCTGGTACCATCCTCAGGACTGTTCCTATGAGCGGAGTCAGACTGGTCTCACCTGGATCCAAACCTAGTGTCACCACTCTGGTTGTCAAGACAACCACAG GTGTGTCCAGTCCGGGAACAGTAACAGGAAGTGTGTCCAACACGCTGGCAGGTGGAGCCAGTGGTTCTGCCAACGCCTCCCTGGCTACGCCCATCACCACCCTGACCACCATTGCTGCACTTGCCAGCCAGGTTACCAAGGCAACCGCTGCTGCAGCGGTACCCACACAG GTGACTCTGATCACAACTCCGAGCGGAGCTGAGGCTCAGCCACTGGTCCAGGATCTGCCCGTCTCCATCATGGCGTCTCCGACTTCAGAAGAACCCGGAAGTGGTACAAGTACTGCGACGGTAGAAGAGACTACAGACACCGAGACAG CAGTGATGTCTATCTGCTCCAACCCGCCGTGTGAGACTCACGAGACGGGGACGACCAACACCTCCACTGTCGCCACAGCAACCATGGGAGGGGACAACAGAGTGTGCTCCAACCCGCCGTGTGAGACTCACGAAACTGGGACAACCAACACCTCCACCGTCGCCACAGCAACCATGGGAGGAGACAACAGAGTGTGCCCCAACCCGCCGTGTGAGACTCACGAAACTGGGACAACCAACACCTCCACCGTCGCCACAGCAACCATGGGAGGAGACAACAGAGTGTGCTCCAACCCGCCGTGTGAGACTCACGAAACCGGGACAACCAACACCTCCACTGTCGCCACAGCAACCATGGGAGGAGACAACAGAGTGTGCTCCAACCCGCCGTGTGAGACTCACGAAACCGGGACAACCAACACTTCCACTGTCGCCACAGCAACCATGGGAGGGGACAACAGAGTGTGCTCCAACCCGCCGTGTGAGACTCACGAAACCGGGACGACCAACACCTCCACCGTCGCCACAGCAACCATGGGAGGAGACAACAGAGTGTGCTCCAACCCGCCGTGTGAGACTCACGAAACTGGGACAACCAACACCTCCACCGTCGCCACAGCAACCATGGGAGGAGACAACAGAGTGTGCTCCAACCCGCCGTGTGAGACTCACGAGACGGGGACGACCAACACCTCCACTGTCGCCTCCTCCAACATGCGCCAGGCACTACAG GTTTGTTCAAATCCTCCGTGTGAGACTCACGAGACCGGAACCACCAACACATCCACCACAGCAACAG CTCAACAGGGCGGAGACGTTCTTCAGGTGGACTCCACAGACCCCACCACCTCTTctgatcccacctcctccacagccAATCGGAACAGAgctgttaccatggttacaCAGTCAACGCCCACACCCGGACCATCCATACCT ATGATTTCCTCTTTGGTCAAAGAAGACAGGGTtgagtcctcagagacagaggctgtCGCCATGGTTACAGGGGAGGAACCTGAGCCGACAGATAGCCAACCAGAGGCTGCAATTTTACAGGTTCACATGGAGGGCACCAAGAAGGCTTCACAG GTGGCGACCACAGATCTCCCTCAGGAGCTGATGTCCTCAGAAGGGGACGTAGGTGAGGTGGTCCCTGGGACCCCTACCACGATGTTGACAACAGGACTGACCCCAGATCAGCTGTCTGCTCAGCAGGCAACAATACAGGCAGTACTGCAGGCCGCTGGACGCatag gtggagcagcaAACTCCGTGGATCAATCTGTCCCGATCATTCTGACTCAGCAGGAGCTGGCAGCTCTGgttcaacaacagcagcagctacaggaCAGCCACGCCCACGCCGAGCCGCAGCCCAGCAGCCTGCCCACGG AGGGCCTTGCTCCTGCTGACAGCCTGAATGACCCGGCAGCAGAGCTGACCTCATCGGCAGTAACCAGCGCTGTCGCCAGATTAGCCAGCACGTTcagccccaccccccctctgacATCAGGGCTGGCAAAGAGTCCAGCTGTTGCCACAGTGACTGAGGCGACCAATGGCATCGCAGCAACCAAAGAG cAGCCGAGTGTTGAGGTGAAGCCTTCGGTGAGGAACAGTCGATGGTACGACGTTGGCGTCGTTAAGGTTACGAACATGGTGGTCTCTCACTTCTACATCCCACATGACGACAACATGGCCGAA GACGACTCAGGTGCAGTACCTGACTACAGTCAGATGAGGAAGGTGGAGCTGCAGCCGGGGACAGCCTATAAGTTTCGTGTTGCTGGGATCAATATCTGCGGCCGGGGAGCGTTCTCCGAGGTGTCAGCATTTAAAACATGTCTGCCAGGTTTCCCCGGAGCGCCATGTGCCATCAAGATCAGCAAG AACCTGGACGGGGCTCAGCTCACCTGGGAGCCTCCGGCGGTCACATGGGGCACGATCACGGAGTACTCGGTGTACCTCGCCATCCAGTCCAGCCATGCCGCCTCCTCTGTCTCAGGCCCGGCGCAGCTGGCCTTCATGAGGGTGTACTGCGGTACCAGCCCGTCCTGCCTGGTCCAGGCCTCGAGCCTCGCCAACGCACACATTGACTACACCACCAAGCCGGCCGTCATCTTCCGCATCGCTGCACGCAATCAGAAGGGCTATGGGCCGGCCACCCAGGTCAGGTGGTTACAAG aaaataaagacacaaaaacaacagtgaagagaggaggaactACACAACC GAAACCCGTCGGACCAAAGAAATTCAAAACGGACCAATAG
- the irak1 gene encoding interleukin-1 receptor-associated kinase 1 isoform X1, whose amino-acid sequence MSGGHLEGQFIYQLPSIVLWEFCLVMDGLSDLDWTRFASEVLCDQTEVRSAERRERRTDWVMNQWGNRNGRVSELIDLLERLQLFRPQDIILRWTSTLKPLSSTPAPPPAPQVSSSQFDPPPKPSVAPPTLSTRRLTEVKGGGRPLPLPLPLPRPAPPPSDLRSDCGSPHPEAPPVVACGGGVMCWSYEEVYAGTKGFSPSLQVGEGGFGVVYRATLGNTNCAIKKLKQDCVLDLTFLKQTFQTEVEKLSKFRHPNIVDLLGVCEGGGSLCLIYSYMDNRSLEEQLHNQRVVLTWCQRLSIVEDVSSALAFLHSPPDRHTPLIHGDVKSSNILLDRHLVAKLADFGLARFGSHRSAGPSATRTQTVGKTETVRGTLAYLPDEYVRNGELGTAVDVYSFGVVLLEVLTGRRALERDGKSGERYLKDLVEEVEDSPTGSCAAVWKNQLDQRLITGGAAEPAEWMTVLALACICLDKKRKKRPGMSEVFQKLKDVHNLVTRTSSSSSSLHHPHLHNFSQSLPCPPLSIDSRIGALTNQIAKLGPLTDTNRTPPSSSSSSSSGPCETDESQGFSQLRSDGTSSTSLSTRDQPLCGPSEFTSVPIEDQYNFPPQPNCSMDKPGDTSGQNLSTLYSVPECLSPAGSLQSQPSSLGPSGQKEPRTQGSELLSSDDLYGVGGAAGSRGPEESDELDYLPAKRD is encoded by the exons ATGTCGGGAGGACACCTGGAGGGACAGTTCATTTATCAACTTCCGTCCATCGTCCTCTGGGAATTCTGCCTGGTCATGGACGGACTGTCGGACCTGGACTGGACCCGCTTCG CCTCGGAGGTCCTGTGCGATCAGACTGAAGTGCGATcggctgagaggagggagaggcggACCGACTGGGTGATGAACCAATGGGGCAACAGGAACGGTCGAGTCTCGGAGCTGATCGACCTATTAGAGCGTCTGCAGCTGTTCCGACCCCAAGACATCATCCTGCGCT ggacaTCCACTCTGAAGCCTCTGTCCTCCACCCCAGcccctcctcccgctcctcaAGTCTCTTCCTCTCAGTTCGACCCCCCTCCCAAGCCATCTGTGGCCCCGCCCACTCTTAGCACCCGCAGACTgacag aagttaaaggaggaggaagaccactcccactcccactcccactcccacgaccggccccgcccccctctGATCTGCGGTCTGACTGCGGCTCACCACACCCAGAG GCGCCCCCGGTGGTAGCGTGTGGAGGCGGGGTGATGTGCTGGTCGTATGAAGAGGTGTATGCTGGGACAAAGGGGTTCTCACCCTCCCTACaggttggggagggggggtttggAGTTGTTTACAGAGCGACCCTGGGAAACACAAATTGCGCCATCAAGAAACTCAAACAG GATTGTGTGTTGGACTTGACTTTCCTGAAACAAACATTCCAGACTGAAGTGGAGAAACTTTCAAA GTTCAGACATCCGAACATCGTGGATCTGCTCGGTGtctgtgaaggaggaggatCATTGTGTCTCATCTACAGCTACATGGACAACAGATCACTGGAAGAGCAGCTACacaat cagCGTGTTGTCCTCACCTGGTGTCAGAGACTCAGTATTGTTGAAGACGTGTCGTCAGCGTTGGCGTTTCTCCACTCCCCccccgacagacacacaccactcaTCCACGGAGACGTCAAGAG CTCGAACATCCTGTTAGACCGCCACCTGGTGGCGAAGCTGGCCGACTTCGGTCTGGCTCGGTTTGGGTCTCACAGGTCAGCAGGACCCTCTGCCACTCGGACGCAGACAGTGGGTAAAACGGAGACGGTCAGAGGAACTCTGGCGTATCTGCCTGACGAGTATGTGAGGAATGGAGAGCTGGGGACGGCTGTGGATGTCTACAGCTTTGGAGTG gtgtTGTTGGAGGTGTTGACTGGACGTCGTGCTCTGGAGAGAGACGGGAAGTCAGGAGAGAGATACCTG AAAGacctggtggaggaggttgAGGACAGTCCGACTGGCTCGTGTGCAGCAGTGTGGAAGAATCAGCTCGACCAGCGGCTGATAACAG ggggcgctgcagAGCCTGCTGAGTGGATGACTGTGTTGGCTCTGGCCTGTATATGTTtggacaagaagaggaagaagaggccgGGAATGAGCGAG GTCTTTCAAAAACTCAAGGATGTCCACAACCTGGTGACGAGGaccagctcttcctcctcttccctccatcaCCCTCACCTCCATAACTTCTCCCAGTCCCTCCCCTGCCCCCCCTTATCCATCGACTCTAGAATAGGAGCACTGACCAACCAGATCGCCAAACTGGGACCACTGACAGACACTAACCGGACacccccgtcctcctcctcctcctcctcctcgggccCCTGTGAGACTGACGAGAGTCAAGGTTTCTCTCAGCTCAGATCAGACGGGACCAGCTCCACCTCTCTGTCCACCAGGGACCAGCCTCTCTGTGGCCCATCAGAGTTCACATCTGTCCCCATTGAGGACCAGTACAACTTCCCTCCTCAGCCGAACTGCTCCATGGACAAACCAGGGGACACTAGTGGGCAGAACTTATCGACGCTTTACAGTGTCCCAGAATGCCTCTCTCCTGCAGGGTCGCTGCAGTCGCAGCCGTCATCCCTGGGGCCTTCAG gtcAGAAGGAGCCGAGGACTCAGGGGTCGGAGCTTCTCTCGTCTGATGACCTCT acGGAGTGGGCGGGGCTGCCGGCTCCAGGGGACCGGAGGAGAGCGATGAGCTCGATTACCTTCCTGCCAAACGAGACTGA